The following nucleotide sequence is from Nitratidesulfovibrio termitidis HI1.
CACGTGGCCGCGCACGTCGGTGTTCATGGGCCCCACGTGAACCTGATAGCCGTGGGACTGGTTGGCGACGGAGCCGTCGTAGCGGATGGCGATGGGCAGGAAATGGTATTGCAGGTTGGGGTAGGCGACCCTGTCGTTGCCACGGATGAAACCGCCCGCCTCGAAGTGGTTGCTGGCGCCCGCGCCCTTGCCCCGGAAAAGCCAGTCGAGCCCGATCATGGGCTGGTTCCACCACTGGAGCGCGGGGAACAGGCTGACCGGTTCCTTGCACTGGTACTGGACGTAGACTTCCAGATGATCCTGCAGGTTCTCGCCCACGCCGGGCAGGTCGGTCGTGACCCCAAGGCCCAGCGCCCGCAGGTCGTCGGCCCGCCCCACGCCGGAAAGTTGCAGAAGCTGCGGGGAATTGATGGCCCCGCCGCAGCAGACGACCTCGCTGGCGTAGGCGCGCCTGAGAACCGGCTTTCTGCCGAAGGGCCGCCAGACGGCATATTCCACGCCCACGGCCCGCGTGCCGTCGAAAAGGATGCGCGTGGCCTGCGCGCGGGTGACGATACGCAGGTTGCGGCGGTTCTTCACCGGGTGCACGTAGGCCCGCGCCGCGTTCCAGCGTCGCCCCCGGTAGGTGGTGCGGTCGAAGCGGCCAAAGCCTTCCTGCCGGTATCCGTTCACGTCGTCGGTCAGGGGGTGCCCGGCTTCCTGCACGGCCTTGAAGAAGGCGTCAAAGAGCGGGTTGGCGCAGTCCGGCGTGGTCAGATAGAGCGGCCCTGCGGGCCCCTGATATTCGTCCGCCCCATTGAGCCGGTATTCGAAGCGGCGGAAATAGGGCAGGCAGTGGGCGTAGTCCCAACCGGACAGGCCGGGGTCGTCGTTGGCCCACTTCTCGTAGTCCATGGCGTTGCCGCGGATGTGGATCATGCCGTTGATGCAGCTGGAGCCGCCCAGCACCTTGCCCCGGGGCTGGTAGATGCGGCGGTTGTGCATGCAGGGTTCCGGCTCTGATTCGTACCACCAGTTGTAGAAGCGCCCGGCCAGCGGATAGGTGAGGGCTGCGGGCATGTGGATGCGAAAGTCCAGGGTGTAGTCGGGGCGGCCCGCTTCCAGCACCAGAACCTTGTGCCCGGGGTTGGCGCTCAGGCGGTTGGCCAGGACGCTGCCTGCCGAGCCGCCGCCGATGATGAGAAAATCGTATTGCGTGGGCATGAAACCCCCTTGTGCGTGGCTTGAATCGAGGATTCGTGAATGA
It contains:
- the betA gene encoding choline dehydrogenase codes for the protein MPTQYDFLIIGGGSAGSVLANRLSANPGHKVLVLEAGRPDYTLDFRIHMPAALTYPLAGRFYNWWYESEPEPCMHNRRIYQPRGKVLGGSSCINGMIHIRGNAMDYEKWANDDPGLSGWDYAHCLPYFRRFEYRLNGADEYQGPAGPLYLTTPDCANPLFDAFFKAVQEAGHPLTDDVNGYRQEGFGRFDRTTYRGRRWNAARAYVHPVKNRRNLRIVTRAQATRILFDGTRAVGVEYAVWRPFGRKPVLRRAYASEVVCCGGAINSPQLLQLSGVGRADDLRALGLGVTTDLPGVGENLQDHLEVYVQYQCKEPVSLFPALQWWNQPMIGLDWLFRGKGAGASNHFEAGGFIRGNDRVAYPNLQYHFLPIAIRYDGSVANQSHGYQVHVGPMNTDVRGHVRLKSADPLAHPAIQFNYLSTEQERREWVEAIRCTRRIMTQPAFDRFRGAEIAPGPGVESDEEILDFVAREGESAYHPSCTCKMGTDPMAVVDPELRVHGLTGLRVVDASVMPAITNGNIYAPVMMIAEKAADLILGNTPLAPSDAPFHRHAATGAASS